The Petrocella atlantisensis genome has a window encoding:
- a CDS encoding BTAD domain-containing putative transcriptional regulator: MTKSKHTKNKQLHIYTVYTLGHFDVVKDGHSLITSTSTSKKIWELYKFMLTHRDHSFTPEALMDQLWIYEEYTDPRSTLRRQMHRLRQTLQEDGKNDDETTVLYTNGYYKWNDQIKVILDADLLEAHLKEGDALKSTNPEVSLEKYSQAIDLYHGDYLLECAEQHWVFPIRNHYRRLFVKAIYSAIELLKTQSNFDTIIRLCQKAIKIDIYEESFHLNLMDALLAIGEQRQAFNHYRYITEFYDQEMGIKPSDEMKVIYKKLLQTQQSLYTEEDLMKVLESEVSIENAFYCEPEVFKSIYELERRRSERSGKDFSIGVLTFNFSSKDTLAQRNLRIRLLKELLMSQLRKGDTFTQWNDQQMAILLPDVDEVLTENVLKRVLEKESHAPSVSVHHIDSLKADVNLGPLL, translated from the coding sequence ATGACTAAATCAAAGCATACCAAAAACAAACAATTACATATTTATACAGTCTATACTTTGGGGCATTTTGATGTTGTTAAAGATGGTCACTCTCTCATTACATCTACCTCTACCTCCAAAAAAATATGGGAGCTTTATAAATTCATGTTGACTCATAGAGATCATTCTTTTACACCTGAAGCGCTAATGGACCAATTGTGGATTTATGAAGAATACACCGATCCTAGAAGCACGCTTCGAAGGCAAATGCACCGCCTCAGGCAGACTTTACAAGAAGACGGTAAAAATGACGATGAAACCACTGTTCTATATACCAATGGTTACTACAAATGGAATGACCAAATCAAAGTCATATTAGATGCCGACCTTCTTGAAGCTCATTTAAAAGAAGGTGATGCTTTAAAAAGCACCAATCCTGAGGTGTCACTAGAAAAATATAGCCAGGCTATCGACCTCTATCACGGTGATTATCTACTAGAATGCGCCGAGCAACATTGGGTTTTTCCTATCCGAAATCATTACAGAAGGCTTTTTGTCAAAGCCATATATAGTGCCATCGAACTCTTAAAGACACAAAGCAATTTTGACACCATTATAAGACTTTGCCAAAAGGCCATCAAAATTGATATCTACGAAGAATCCTTTCATCTCAATTTAATGGATGCCTTACTTGCCATTGGTGAGCAACGTCAAGCTTTTAATCATTATCGCTACATAACCGAATTCTACGATCAAGAGATGGGTATTAAGCCTTCAGATGAAATGAAAGTCATTTACAAAAAATTGTTACAGACACAACAATCCCTCTATACAGAGGAAGATCTTATGAAGGTACTTGAATCTGAAGTTTCTATTGAAAATGCCTTTTATTGTGAACCAGAGGTTTTTAAGTCTATTTATGAATTAGAACGTCGTCGTAGTGAACGCAGCGGTAAAGACTTTAGCATCGGTGTCCTTACATTTAATTTTTCAAGCAAAGATACCTTGGCCCAACGCAACCTTCGAATACGCCTATTAAAGGAATTACTCATGTCTCAGTTAAGAAAAGGTGACACCTTTACACAGTGGAATGATCAGCAGATGGCTATACTACTCCCTGATGTAGATGAAGTTCTAACTGAAAATGTTTTGAAACGCGTACTTGAAAAAGAGTCCCATGCACCATCGGTATCGGTTCATCACATTGACAGTTTAAAAGCTGATGTTAACCTCGGTCCATTACTATAG
- a CDS encoding LPXTG cell wall anchor domain-containing protein, translating into MKKQRWHKILSLVLVFLMMLSSTVTVNAMNDYPISKEGIEPVEISGNTGKGNFKPNSNGEWHSYEGIKYRIYGNEKEYLEWKSDTHYVISISIKGGNNYHLYEYDYDGILNDENLVSPLNNGNQIPAISNILIEVGAIISVDDDVVDDEDVDDEDVDDEDVDDDDVDDETTTTRRRRVADVEIPEIELPDEEIAESLPEPVMEETVEVVVEIVPVEDIILDEPIAEALPIAILEDEELPQTGGLPLEALSLIGVALTSVGAVLRKRNS; encoded by the coding sequence ATGAAAAAACAAAGATGGCATAAAATATTGAGTTTGGTATTGGTATTTTTAATGATGTTAAGCAGTACAGTAACAGTAAATGCAATGAATGATTATCCTATTTCAAAAGAAGGCATTGAACCTGTTGAAATTAGCGGTAATACTGGAAAAGGTAATTTTAAACCCAATAGCAATGGTGAGTGGCATAGCTATGAGGGTATTAAGTATCGTATTTATGGTAACGAAAAAGAATACCTTGAGTGGAAATCTGATACACATTATGTCATAAGTATTAGTATAAAAGGTGGAAATAATTATCATCTTTATGAATATGATTATGATGGCATACTAAATGATGAAAATTTAGTTTCTCCATTAAACAATGGAAATCAGATACCTGCAATAAGTAATATTTTAATAGAAGTTGGTGCAATAATATCTGTTGATGATGATGTTGTTGATGACGAAGATGTTGATGACGAAGATGTTGATGATGAAGATGTTGATGACGATGACGTTGATGACGAAACAACAACCACCAGAAGAAGAAGAGTTGCTGACGTAGAAATTCCTGAAATCGAACTTCCGGATGAAGAAATCGCTGAATCTCTACCTGAACCAGTGATGGAAGAAACTGTTGAAGTTGTTGTTGAAATAGTACCTGTCGAAGATATAATCTTAGATGAGCCTATTGCTGAAGCACTTCCAATAGCTATTCTTGAAGATGAAGAATTACCACAAACCGGTGGTCTTCCACTTGAAGCATTATCTCTAATTGGTGTTGCACTTACAAGTGTTGGTGCTGTACTTAGAAAAAGAAATTCATAA
- a CDS encoding HlyD family secretion protein — MKKHIKRIGIGLVALFVIGYFVYAYFQPLTVETMTLAKDQSEIYFIEKGHVVNNKEVYLYPALAGEVKEIHVKRGDQVSTGDVLASMDNTQIIQQIMAQEEMIKGYQAQKNGAKVDVQVSMDTMRLTRAQLVGQLNALEAEIGTEDQRALEAMLVEQSKERYEQGLADLEKYQRLLEEGIIAESEFNDFKIMVNGLEADYQMSQVSELSGSDYYNSMKSAIYAQINSIDTTLKRDRLTTTEAYYQSMIDSAEASLTGLKAQAEQLEIKAPHDGYISDIMVDGTNRVSGMEPAFLLIGDGVREIQVKVNTRDIEYVRKGDAVVLIYNRRSGEVELTGKITYVADNATVELSPLGIEERKVLVTIEPEVNEYLETGYEVDVKFIVFNEPDKLILPNSALYKKDDQDMVLAIRNGKVEEVAVTLGYELTGRTIIEEGLEEGEVIVTDLEAKGLKVGVRAKSS, encoded by the coding sequence ATGAAAAAACATATTAAACGCATCGGAATTGGACTTGTCGCTCTTTTTGTTATTGGTTATTTCGTATATGCTTATTTTCAGCCTTTAACGGTTGAGACCATGACCTTGGCTAAGGATCAGTCAGAAATTTATTTTATTGAGAAGGGTCATGTGGTCAATAACAAAGAAGTGTATTTATACCCTGCTTTGGCAGGAGAAGTAAAGGAAATTCATGTAAAAAGAGGGGATCAGGTAAGCACAGGTGATGTGTTGGCCAGTATGGATAACACGCAGATCATTCAGCAGATTATGGCTCAGGAAGAGATGATAAAAGGTTATCAGGCTCAAAAAAATGGGGCTAAAGTGGATGTCCAAGTGAGTATGGACACGATGAGACTCACGAGAGCACAGCTGGTAGGCCAATTAAATGCACTTGAGGCGGAAATAGGTACAGAGGATCAAAGAGCATTGGAAGCGATGCTGGTGGAACAAAGTAAGGAAAGATACGAACAGGGTCTTGCAGATCTTGAAAAGTATCAACGACTTCTTGAAGAAGGTATCATTGCTGAGAGTGAATTTAATGATTTTAAGATCATGGTGAATGGTTTAGAGGCGGATTATCAGATGAGTCAGGTGTCAGAATTATCAGGATCTGATTATTATAACAGTATGAAAAGTGCTATCTATGCTCAAATAAATAGTATAGATACGACATTAAAAAGAGACCGTCTAACGACGACAGAAGCCTATTATCAGTCTATGATTGATAGTGCAGAAGCAAGTCTTACGGGATTAAAAGCTCAGGCTGAACAATTAGAAATCAAAGCGCCACATGATGGGTATATTAGTGATATCATGGTGGATGGTACCAACCGTGTCAGTGGCATGGAGCCCGCATTTTTGCTTATAGGTGATGGGGTACGGGAAATACAGGTTAAGGTGAATACCAGAGACATTGAGTATGTTCGAAAAGGGGACGCTGTTGTACTCATCTATAATCGTCGTTCAGGCGAAGTGGAATTAACAGGTAAGATTACTTATGTTGCCGATAATGCTACTGTAGAGTTATCACCTCTTGGTATAGAAGAAAGAAAAGTCTTGGTCACCATTGAACCGGAGGTTAACGAATATTTAGAGACAGGCTACGAAGTGGATGTTAAGTTCATCGTTTTCAATGAACCGGATAAATTGATTCTACCCAACAGTGCCTTATACAAAAAAGATGACCAAGATATGGTCTTAGCCATTCGAAACGGCAAGGTGGAAGAGGTGGCGGTAACGCTTGGTTATGAATTGACAGGGCGAACCATCATTGAAGAAGGTCTTGAAGAAGGTGAGGTCATTGTTACCGATCTTGAAGCGAAAGGTCTTAAGGTTGGGGTGAGGGCTAAGTCATCATAG
- a CDS encoding ABC transporter permease → MILFKKAIRSMLRHKKAYISCIVLMALGVWTYATMNTALLEIEKGKDGYYSEQRLGDAFASVAQIPKTALTHLEAIEGIDQVDGRIVETFRVMMPDHPDDVIKLKTISTIVDTNDRRLNAYVKEGNDLRSIEDILIGHDFYQAYDFVPGDRITLIIKQRTYDFTVQGSIYSPEYVYIVENLNEFFSDTTKYNIAYMDEVALMSLLGMEGLYNDLSFSFEEGYDYDDVKDELEHALKKYGLIELYERDDLFSYLMLEEEISSGRSMSTTFPMTFVAMAGVVLYLMLKRIIEQDRTQIGTLKAFGYANTTILYHYIFYGFVTGLIGAIVGLLISLASIGPYIQFYLDYYKMPIGTVVTDYRYYYVGGMMSIVGGSIGAYFGAKNVVKLKPAEAMRPKAPRPIKKDITQVLPFLKHILNSRGFMAVRNISRNKVRSGFVVLGIVFSYSMMVMIGMMNGFVDMMFYNQFTHVLKYDGEIVLNESVPYAQGVQSAMAMEQVAYAEGILTLPVMMSNGFKKTGTELVGIKEGNYLYKLYDDERHFNLKLNKDGVLLGSILAKNLDVNKGDKVLLSSPYLSQDQELYVTDVVSQSIGSSAYIDLSLLGELTGQDMKLNSLIVKSEDMDGIRKELLYSGTVRKVESKDKTLELYETLLGSYDFMIVVLQFIAIIIGFTIIYNTAVISLSERSREYATLRVLGLHINEVKEIMSFEYWILCFVGIILGMPFARILNRGLINAMEVDAFAWPSKIPTSAFLIGAAGCMLAVAFANLTSVKAIKKLDLVEVLKERE, encoded by the coding sequence GTGATTCTTTTTAAGAAAGCCATTCGTTCCATGTTGCGGCATAAGAAAGCATATATCTCCTGTATTGTATTGATGGCTTTAGGTGTCTGGACCTATGCCACTATGAATACCGCTTTATTGGAGATTGAAAAGGGAAAAGACGGATATTACAGCGAACAACGTCTAGGAGATGCTTTTGCCAGTGTTGCTCAAATCCCAAAAACGGCATTAACCCATCTTGAGGCCATAGAGGGTATTGACCAGGTTGACGGCAGAATTGTAGAGACTTTCCGAGTGATGATGCCCGATCACCCGGATGATGTTATTAAACTTAAGACCATTTCGACAATAGTGGACACCAATGATAGAAGGCTCAATGCTTATGTTAAGGAGGGCAATGATCTTCGTTCAATAGAAGACATCCTTATCGGTCATGATTTCTATCAGGCTTATGATTTTGTACCGGGTGATCGTATAACCTTGATTATTAAGCAAAGAACTTATGATTTTACGGTACAGGGATCTATTTACTCACCTGAATACGTTTATATTGTTGAAAATCTAAACGAATTTTTCTCAGATACAACAAAGTATAATATAGCTTATATGGACGAAGTGGCTCTGATGAGTCTTCTTGGTATGGAAGGTCTATACAATGACTTATCTTTTTCCTTCGAGGAAGGCTATGATTATGATGATGTCAAAGATGAATTAGAACATGCTTTGAAAAAATATGGTTTAATCGAGCTATATGAACGGGACGATCTTTTTAGTTATTTAATGTTGGAAGAGGAAATATCCAGCGGAAGATCCATGTCCACTACCTTCCCTATGACTTTTGTTGCAATGGCTGGGGTGGTTTTATACCTTATGCTCAAGCGTATTATTGAACAGGACAGGACACAGATTGGAACCCTTAAAGCTTTTGGTTATGCCAATACGACTATTTTATATCATTATATATTCTATGGATTCGTAACCGGTCTTATAGGTGCTATCGTCGGCTTACTCATAAGTTTGGCAAGCATTGGACCCTATATACAGTTTTATTTGGATTATTACAAAATGCCAATAGGCACCGTAGTGACGGATTATCGATATTATTATGTGGGCGGTATGATGTCGATTGTAGGTGGTAGTATAGGTGCTTACTTTGGTGCGAAAAATGTGGTAAAGCTTAAACCGGCAGAAGCCATGCGACCTAAAGCACCAAGACCTATAAAAAAAGACATTACCCAAGTGTTACCTTTTCTAAAACATATTCTAAACAGTAGAGGTTTTATGGCTGTTCGGAACATTTCCCGTAATAAGGTTAGGTCGGGTTTTGTGGTACTTGGAATTGTTTTTTCCTACAGCATGATGGTTATGATCGGCATGATGAATGGTTTTGTAGACATGATGTTTTATAATCAATTCACCCATGTGCTTAAGTATGATGGAGAGATTGTACTTAATGAATCTGTACCATATGCTCAAGGTGTTCAGTCGGCTATGGCTATGGAACAGGTGGCGTATGCTGAAGGAATACTGACCTTACCGGTTATGATGAGCAATGGTTTCAAAAAAACAGGTACAGAACTGGTGGGGATTAAGGAAGGGAACTATCTATACAAGCTCTATGATGATGAGCGTCACTTCAATTTGAAGTTGAATAAAGACGGTGTTTTATTAGGTAGTATACTGGCAAAAAACCTTGATGTTAATAAAGGTGATAAAGTGCTCTTATCCAGTCCTTACTTGTCTCAAGACCAGGAACTCTATGTTACTGATGTGGTCAGTCAAAGCATTGGTTCTAGTGCTTATATTGACTTATCTCTTTTAGGGGAATTAACAGGACAAGACATGAAGCTTAACAGTTTGATTGTAAAGTCCGAGGATATGGATGGTATTAGAAAAGAACTTTTATATAGTGGGACCGTGCGTAAAGTGGAAAGTAAGGATAAGACCCTAGAACTTTACGAAACTCTTTTAGGTTCCTATGACTTTATGATTGTGGTTCTGCAGTTTATTGCAATTATTATTGGCTTTACCATTATTTACAACACCGCGGTGATATCTTTATCTGAACGAAGCAGAGAGTATGCCACATTAAGGGTTTTGGGCCTTCATATTAATGAAGTGAAGGAGATTATGAGTTTTGAATATTGGATTCTATGCTTTGTGGGCATTATACTAGGCATGCCATTTGCTCGGATATTGAATCGAGGATTGATTAACGCCATGGAGGTGGATGCCTTTGCTTGGCCATCAAAAATACCAACCAGCGCTTTTTTGATTGGCGCTGCAGGATGTATGTTGGCTGTGGCATTTGCCAATCTGACATCGGTAAAAGCCATAAAAAAACTAGACTTGGTTGAAGTGTTAAAGGAGAGAGAATAA
- a CDS encoding ABC transporter ATP-binding protein, translating to MDKEKILDVQDLTKEYQMGEVVVHALRGVNMELYAGEFVVILGPSGSGKSTILNIIGGIDTPTKGKVNYKGTEIGELDEKALTKYRREAIGFVFQFYNLVPNLTARENILLASELSDEAISVDDLLKEIELEDRGNHFPSQLSGGQQQRVAIARAVAKNPAILLCDEPTGALDVTTGIGALKVLRSFNRNYKKTVAIITHNKSIGDMADRVFYVKDGVIEKVVVNEHPMNPEEVNW from the coding sequence ATGGATAAGGAAAAAATACTGGACGTACAAGATTTGACCAAAGAGTATCAAATGGGTGAAGTGGTGGTTCATGCTCTTAGAGGTGTGAACATGGAGCTATATGCTGGTGAGTTTGTAGTTATTTTAGGACCCAGTGGATCCGGAAAAAGTACCATATTAAATATCATCGGTGGTATCGACACCCCAACAAAGGGGAAAGTGAATTATAAAGGGACGGAAATTGGTGAACTCGATGAAAAAGCTTTGACCAAGTATCGACGTGAAGCCATAGGTTTTGTGTTTCAGTTTTATAATCTGGTACCGAATCTAACGGCGAGAGAAAACATACTTCTGGCATCGGAGCTATCGGATGAAGCCATTTCAGTAGATGATTTACTAAAAGAAATCGAACTTGAGGACCGTGGCAACCATTTTCCTTCTCAATTATCAGGTGGTCAGCAGCAAAGGGTAGCCATAGCAAGAGCTGTGGCAAAGAACCCTGCCATACTCTTATGTGATGAACCAACGGGTGCGCTTGACGTGACCACGGGTATCGGTGCCCTTAAGGTATTACGTTCCTTTAACCGAAACTATAAAAAGACAGTGGCCATTATCACCCATAATAAGTCTATTGGTGATATGGCGGACCGGGTCTTTTATGTTAAAGACGGTGTTATTGAAAAAGTTGTCGTAAATGAACATCCGATGAATCCGGAGGAGGTGAACTGGTGA
- a CDS encoding TetR/AcrR family transcriptional regulator: MAIIINLREKKKERIKTQILEVAKKIFEEKGYEDTSISEIARRCDIGVGTVYNYFASKPELFVSVMADVESRSEDFKFYEEVQEADDLTDLVMRYVLKYLDPYIKMDQKTLFSLMKAMMSVKLPSGMVQGLLKLDQLVMSKLVKAFELRKQQGKLPSGFDSLLHSENIYSIAGCEVLYSMFDITRDMDTVYERIEHKVHLYFSTKLEG; this comes from the coding sequence TTGGCGATTATAATTAATCTTAGAGAAAAGAAAAAAGAGCGAATCAAAACGCAAATTCTTGAAGTTGCTAAGAAGATTTTTGAAGAGAAAGGATACGAAGACACAAGTATCAGTGAAATAGCAAGACGCTGTGATATCGGCGTGGGCACAGTATACAATTACTTCGCATCGAAACCCGAACTCTTTGTATCTGTAATGGCGGATGTTGAGAGCAGAAGTGAAGACTTTAAGTTTTATGAAGAAGTTCAGGAAGCCGATGATCTAACCGATTTGGTGATGCGTTATGTGTTAAAGTATTTAGACCCTTATATAAAAATGGACCAGAAAACGCTATTTTCTTTAATGAAGGCGATGATGAGCGTGAAGCTGCCATCAGGTATGGTTCAAGGTCTTTTGAAGCTTGATCAATTAGTAATGAGCAAGCTGGTCAAAGCTTTTGAATTAAGAAAGCAACAGGGGAAGCTACCCTCTGGTTTTGATAGTCTGTTGCATTCGGAAAATATCTATTCAATTGCAGGATGTGAGGTGCTCTATAGCATGTTTGATATCACGAGAGATATGGATACAGTCTATGAACGCATAGAGCATAAAGTACATCTCTATTTCAGTACAAAACTGGAGGGCTAA
- a CDS encoding alpha/beta hydrolase, whose amino-acid sequence MMKRLGLLPLALTGVYGILSYHVYKNVTKPQIFTHEEAYDYDIQQGSYNAVLIRSMPKETTIIPSSFGYDLFAYWIPYKGATKTVILTHGVTSNIYGALKYFQLYYDLGFNVLAYDHRNHGESGGTTTTHGYYEKHDLEDVVRWVRQKVGSNAIIGTHGESMGASIALQHIATYDNLDFVVADCPYEDLFTILKYRMKVEHKLPIWLGLYGASLINKLMGQGFYHDVSPVSEIEEVHTPILFIHGKKDHYIPFDHSVNLYAHKLEGIRELYLSKNGDHADSIIEDNAQYVDVVYDFLKKIGLKK is encoded by the coding sequence ATGATGAAGCGATTAGGATTATTACCTTTGGCACTAACCGGTGTCTATGGTATACTCAGTTATCATGTCTATAAAAATGTGACCAAGCCACAAATATTCACCCACGAAGAAGCCTATGATTATGACATACAACAAGGCAGTTATAATGCGGTGCTGATTCGTAGTATGCCAAAGGAAACCACCATTATTCCCTCCTCTTTTGGCTACGATTTATTTGCCTACTGGATTCCTTATAAAGGTGCCACCAAAACGGTGATCCTAACACATGGTGTGACTTCTAACATTTATGGGGCTCTTAAATACTTCCAACTCTATTATGATCTAGGCTTTAACGTTCTCGCATACGACCATAGGAACCACGGTGAAAGCGGTGGTACAACCACCACCCACGGCTACTATGAGAAACATGATCTTGAAGATGTGGTTCGTTGGGTTAGACAAAAAGTAGGTTCTAATGCTATTATTGGTACGCATGGCGAATCCATGGGGGCTTCTATTGCATTACAACACATAGCCACTTATGATAACCTTGATTTCGTCGTAGCTGACTGCCCTTACGAGGATTTATTTACCATCTTAAAATACCGAATGAAAGTTGAGCACAAGTTGCCCATCTGGTTAGGTTTGTATGGTGCATCCCTTATCAACAAACTGATGGGGCAAGGTTTTTATCATGATGTGTCTCCTGTCTCTGAAATAGAAGAGGTTCATACGCCTATCCTTTTTATCCACGGTAAAAAAGATCACTATATTCCTTTTGATCATTCTGTGAATTTATATGCGCACAAATTAGAGGGTATTCGAGAACTTTATTTATCAAAGAACGGTGATCATGCAGATTCAATTATTGAAGACAATGCGCAGTATGTCGATGTAGTCTATGATTTTCTTAAGAAGATAGGTTTAAAGAAATAG
- a CDS encoding ArsR/SmtB family transcription factor, producing the protein MHHSKCCADEGFVDQVKEALELPDTLDALGDFFKIFGDATRLKILSALLEGEMCVGTITEVLEMTQSSVSHQLRTLKRARLIKSRKEGKWVYYSINDEHVQIIYEMGLSHIKESD; encoded by the coding sequence ATGCATCATTCAAAATGTTGTGCCGATGAGGGCTTTGTTGACCAAGTAAAAGAGGCCCTCGAATTGCCGGATACCTTAGATGCCTTAGGTGATTTTTTCAAGATTTTCGGGGATGCAACAAGACTTAAGATACTCAGTGCCCTCCTTGAAGGCGAGATGTGTGTCGGAACCATTACAGAGGTCCTCGAAATGACCCAGTCTTCAGTATCACACCAGTTGCGCACACTAAAAAGGGCAAGACTTATTAAATCAAGAAAAGAGGGCAAATGGGTTTATTACAGTATTAATGATGAACACGTACAAATCATATATGAAATGGGCCTTAGTCACATTAAAGAAAGTGACTAA
- a CDS encoding DUF2207 domain-containing protein: MIKKFLLTLFLMLIIGLIVFGIYENQQGILNSDGRKSILKDLHYEVTIMEDGKAYIEEYRTYAFLQGDFSRGYLDVEGSIDQVAVYDGETPFTRMEGFDTNRPEGYYAVQPSGSGTRVEWYYRVDEKTTKTFKITYLIPEVATIYNDCVDYFHKYVSSSNVYKIKNLSVTVHLPEGANADNTEIWAHGPSGGDISFVDHRKVQLQINNVPSGEFIEARFLMPVGVIYGEHLRVDQDRYEALRDMENEAAEKSTKERRINGIVNLLAIIVSGIIILLPISTLLRYHSKLKRYKPELAPSYYRDLPSNIYPAELDRLMHYYSGKENTSNQISATLLDLIHKKAIYATITEEASTFGNKRDTVFTNLLTQWDGLAPHEKTVMEFIFITVGGGTGTVTLKGIKKYCSNKKLNSEAFGFYLDFESKVSKKISSRGFIETKRNVLPKSVTTYVLLYVVLMIVPMILVSQVKALEHSPIYYISIASVIGFMITIIFGGKTKKLLTQKGENELALWQAFKGFLSDFTTFEQKELPELFMWEKYLVYATVLGVAGKLLKQLYARYPQLADVGYDSRLLYLAYYNRDYNNFEGFNDIGKTMSEAMRDTVNIAQKAASKGGGGGFSSGGSDAGGGSGGSSGGVD, from the coding sequence GTGATTAAAAAGTTTTTGTTGACGCTATTTTTAATGCTTATTATCGGTCTGATTGTTTTTGGCATCTATGAAAATCAGCAAGGTATTCTAAATTCTGATGGCAGGAAATCCATATTAAAAGATCTACATTACGAAGTGACAATTATGGAAGATGGCAAAGCTTATATTGAAGAGTATCGTACCTATGCATTTCTTCAAGGTGATTTCTCCAGAGGTTATTTGGACGTAGAAGGTTCTATTGATCAAGTAGCGGTTTATGATGGTGAAACACCGTTTACAAGGATGGAGGGTTTTGATACCAATAGGCCTGAAGGTTACTACGCCGTTCAACCTTCAGGAAGTGGAACAAGGGTTGAGTGGTATTATAGGGTCGATGAAAAAACAACAAAAACTTTTAAGATTACATATCTTATTCCGGAAGTGGCTACAATCTATAATGATTGTGTGGACTATTTTCATAAATACGTCAGCAGCAGCAATGTGTACAAGATTAAGAATCTATCGGTAACAGTTCATCTGCCTGAAGGAGCCAATGCAGACAACACAGAGATCTGGGCTCATGGGCCCAGTGGTGGTGATATATCTTTTGTAGATCATCGTAAGGTTCAGCTTCAGATAAACAATGTACCATCTGGAGAATTTATTGAAGCACGTTTTCTAATGCCGGTAGGTGTTATTTATGGCGAACATTTACGTGTAGATCAAGACCGTTACGAAGCCCTTCGCGATATGGAGAATGAGGCTGCAGAAAAAAGTACAAAAGAAAGAAGAATCAATGGTATTGTTAACCTCCTAGCTATTATAGTATCCGGCATAATCATTCTTCTACCTATAAGCACACTACTTAGATATCATAGTAAACTTAAGCGATACAAGCCTGAATTGGCACCGAGCTATTACAGGGATCTACCTTCGAACATCTATCCGGCAGAATTAGATCGACTGATGCATTATTATAGCGGCAAGGAAAATACTTCTAATCAGATATCAGCTACGTTGTTGGACTTGATCCATAAAAAGGCGATATATGCCACGATTACAGAAGAAGCATCTACTTTTGGTAACAAAAGAGATACGGTTTTCACCAATTTGCTGACCCAGTGGGATGGGTTAGCACCCCATGAAAAAACAGTGATGGAATTTATTTTTATCACTGTAGGTGGTGGGACAGGAACGGTCACGTTAAAAGGCATAAAAAAATATTGTTCGAATAAAAAGTTAAACAGCGAAGCTTTTGGCTTTTATCTGGATTTTGAAAGTAAGGTTAGTAAGAAAATCAGTAGCAGAGGTTTTATTGAAACAAAACGTAATGTATTACCAAAGAGTGTAACGACCTATGTTTTGCTCTATGTTGTCTTGATGATTGTACCCATGATTTTGGTGAGTCAGGTGAAGGCTTTAGAGCATTCACCTATATATTACATATCCATTGCCAGTGTTATTGGGTTTATGATTACGATTATATTTGGCGGTAAAACCAAAAAGCTCTTAACCCAAAAAGGAGAAAATGAGTTAGCCTTATGGCAGGCTTTTAAGGGTTTTCTCTCAGACTTTACGACCTTTGAGCAAAAAGAATTACCGGAATTGTTTATGTGGGAAAAATACCTCGTTTACGCAACCGTTCTAGGTGTAGCAGGCAAACTGCTTAAGCAATTGTATGCCAGGTATCCCCAGCTTGCTGATGTGGGTTATGATTCAAGGCTTTTGTATTTAGCTTATTATAATAGAGATTATAATAACTTTGAAGGTTTTAATGATATTGGAAAAACAATGAGTGAAGCCATGAGAGATACAGTGAACATCGCTCAAAAAGCCGCATCCAAAGGTGGCGGTGGCGGCTTTTCCTCCGGTGGCAGTGATGCCGGTGGCGGTTCTGGTGGTTCAAGTGGTGGTGTGGATTAA